In a genomic window of Magnolia sinica isolate HGM2019 chromosome 14, MsV1, whole genome shotgun sequence:
- the LOC131225302 gene encoding pleiotropic drug resistance protein 3-like isoform X3 — MHKPKIMGSPLTRMILLLGTPGCGKTTLLLALAGKLNQSLKATGEITYNDYELGEFVPQKTSAYISQHDLHIPEMTVRETLDFSARCQGVGSRAEIMMDVIRREKQEAIVPEPDIDTYMKATSIEGLEKTLQTDYILKILGLDICADTMVGDAMRRGISGGQKKRLTTGEMIVGPMRALFMDGISNGLDSSTTFQIISCLQQLVHITEATALISLLQPAPETYDLFDDIILIADGKIVYHGPRSDVLKYFEDCGFRCPERKGVADFLQEVISKKDQAQYWYHIDKPYGFISVDQFSEKFRESCIGQKLDEELSKPYDMTQYHKSALSFSVYSLPKWELFKACMTRELLLMKRNAFVYIFNSTRLLIIALVTMTVFLRTQMHIDLVHANYRMGSLFYALMILMLDGIPELSMTVSRLAVFYKQRDFYFYPAWAYAIPASILKIPVSLVQSLVWTVLTYYVIGYSPEAGRFFCHFLLLFALHQMSMSMFRFTASIFQTMSAALMGGNLFLLFFLLFGGYILPRSSIPSWLHWGFWLSPLTYGEIGMSVNEFLAPRWQKDSFANTTIGNQVLISRGLNFGGYFYWISLGALVGFSILFNIGFTLALTFLQSPGISRAIISHEKLSQLHEREDHRSSTHLGRSSTSSLPPETVKAPKRVGRMVLPFVPLTMAFQDVWYCIDTPLEMRERGFPHRKLRLLHDITGAFRPGVLTALMGVSGAGKTTLMDVLSGRKTAGTIKGDIRIGGYPKVQETFARISGYCEQTDIHSPQITIKESVIYSAWLRLPCQIDSSTKAEFVAQVLEMIELDGIKDNLVGIPGVSGLSTEQRKRLTIAVELVSNPSIIFMDEPTSGLDARAAAIVMRAVKNIGDTGRTVVCTIHQPSIDIFESFDELILMKRGGEITYAGPLGPHSSTVIEYFEGISGVRKIKDNYNPATWMLEVTATAIETQLGVDFAHIYRASSLYKDNKELVMQLSSPPSGSTDLHFPTRYSENSWGQFKACLWKQSLSYWRSPAYNLIRLMFTISASTLFGLLFWQHGKKIDDQQDLLNMLGAMFSAMFFVGLSNCSLVLPFIGTERTVLYRERFAGMYSSWAYSFAQVAIEIPYVFVQALVLVSITYPAIGYYWSASKILWYFYAIFCTLLYFSYLGMLIMALSPNVQVASILASSGYTMLNLFSGFLIPGPQFPKWWYWCYWISPTSWSLKCLFTSQYGDISKEITAFDEIKAVDSFLESYLGFYHDSLGIMAIVLAALPVAFAFLFAHRIAKLNFQRR; from the exons ATGCACAAGCCCAAAATTATGGGCAGTCCACTTACCAG GATGATTCTATTGCTTGGCACACCAGGGTGTGGGAAAACCACATTATTATTGGCACTTGCCGGGAAACTGAACCAGTCTCTCAAG GCCACAGGAGAAATCACGTACAACGATTATGAACTTGGCGAATTTGTTCCACAGAAAACATCAGCTTACATAAGCCAACATGATCTCCACATTCCTGAGATGACTGTGAGGGAAACGCTCGACTTCTCGGCACGTTGTCAGGGTGTTGGAAGCAGAGCAG AAATTATGATGGATGTCATTAGACGAGAGAAGCAAGAAGCAATTGTCCCTGAACCAGACATTGACACATACATGAAG GCCACTTCTATAGAAGGATTGGAAAAAACCCTTCAAACAGACTACATTTTGAAG ATCCTTGGATTGGATATCTGCGCCGACACAATGGTTGGTGATGCCATGAGAAGAGGCATTTCGGGTGGTCAGAAGAAAAGACTCACTACTG GTGAGATGATTGTCGGACCAATGAGGGCTCTTTTCATGGATGGAATATCGAATGGCTTGGATAGTTCCACTACCTTTCAGATCATTTCCTGTCTTCAGCAACTTGTGCATATAACAGAAGCAACTGCACTGATTTCACTTCTTCAGCCTGCACCTGAGACATATGATCTGTTCGATGATATCATCTTGATTGCAGATGGAAAGATCGTATACCATGGTCCCCGAAGTGATGTTCTTAAGTATTTTGAAGATTGCGGGTTCCGGTGCCCAGAGAGAAAAGGGGTAGCTGACTTTCTTCAGGAG GTTATATCCAAGAAGGATCAAGCACAGTACTGGTACCATATTGACAAACCTTATGGTTTCATTTCTGTCGATCAATTCTCTGAGAAATTCAGGGAATCTTGTATCGGACAGAAGCTAGATGAGGAGCTTTCGAAGCCATATGATATGACCCAGTATCACAAAAGCGCTTTGTCCTTCAGCGTCTATTCACTGCCTAAATGGGAACTATTTAAAGCTTGCATGACGAGAGAACTGCTACTCATGAAGCGGAACGCATTTGTTTACATATTCAACTCAACTCGG CTTCTGATCATTGCATTAGTCACAATGACGGTTTTCCTGCGTACCCAGATGCACATAGATCTGGTCCATGCGAATTACAGAATGGGTTCTCTGTTTTACGCACTTATGATACTTATGCTTGATGGAATCCCAGAGCTGTCCATGACAGTTTCCAGACTCGCTGTCTTCTACAAACAAAGAGACTTTTACTTCTATCCGGCCTGGGCATATGCTATCCCAGCTTCTATTCTAAAGATTCCAGTTTCATTGGTGCAATCCTTGGTTTGGACAGTTCTTACTTACTATGTTATTGGGTACAGTCCTGAGGCCGGAAG GTTTTTCTGCCATTTCCTTCTACTTTTCGCTCTGCATCAAATGTCAATGTCCATGTTCCGCTTTACTGCATCTATTTTCCAAACTATGTCCGCTGCTTTGATGGGTGGAAATTTATTCTTGTTATTTTTCCTATTATTCGGAGGCTACATTCTTCCACGAT CCTCTATACCGAGTTGGTTGCATTGGGGATTCTGGCTTTCTCCATTGACGTACGGTGAGATAGGCATGTCCGTAAATGAGTTCCTTGCCCCTAGATGGCAAAAG GATTCATTTGCAAACACAACTATAGGGAATCAAGTATTGATAAGCCGTGGACTGAACTTTGGGGGCTACTTTTATTGGATATCACTTGGCGCGTTGGTTGGATTTAGCATACTTTTCAACATTGGATTTACCTTGGCCTTGACTTTCTTACAAT CTCCTGGGATATCTCGTGcaattatttctcatgaaaagcTCTCTCAACTACATGAAAGAGAAGACCATAGGAGCAGTACCCATTTAGGAAGAAGTTCCACTTCTTCTCTTCCTCCAGAAACTGTTAAAGCGCCAAAAAGAGTTG GGAGGATGGTCTTACCCTTTGTGCCCCTAACGATGGCATTTCAAGATGTCTGGTATTGTATTGATACGCCTCTG GAAATGAGAGAACGAGGCTTTCCGCACAGGAAACTCCGGCTTCTTCATGATATTACGGGTGCATTCAGGCCTGGTGTTCTTACAGCACTAATGGGTGTTAGTGGAGCAGGGAAAACAACTCTGATGGATGTTCTTTCTGGAAGAAAAACAGCTGGTACGATCAAAGGGGACATAAGAATTGGAGGGTATCCTAAAGTCCAAGAAACATTTGCTAGGATATCAGGTTATTGTGAGCAGACAGACATACACTCCCCACAAATCACCATCAAAGAATCGGTGATTTACTCAGCTTGGCTGCGACTACCATGTCAGATCGACTCAAGCACTAAAGCT GAGTTTGTTGCTCAAGTCCTTGAAATGATTGAGCTTGATGGAATAAAAGATAACTTAGTAGGAATTCCTGGAGTAAGCGGTCTATCCACCGAGCAGCGTAAACGGCTGACGATCGcagtggagcttgtttcaaacccatctattatattcatGGATGAACCCACATCAGGTCTAGATGCAAGAGCAGCAGCAATAGTCATGCGTGCGGTGAAGAACATCGGTGATACAGGGAGGACAGTGGTTTGCACCATTCACCAGCCTAGTATAGATATATTTGAGTCATTTGATGAG TTGATTCTAATGAAAAGGGGAGGGGAAATAACCTATGCCGGACCATTGGGTCCGCATTCAAGTACAGTTATTGAATATTTTGAG GGAATTTCTGGTGTACGAAAAATCAAAGACAATTACAACCCGGCAACATGGATGTTAGAAGTTACCGCTACAGCCATAGAAACACAACTTGGTGTAGATTTTGCTCATATTTATAGAGCATCATCTCTGTATAA AGACAACAAAGAGCTGGTTATGCAGTTGAGTTCACCACCTTCAGGTTCAACAGATTTGCATTTTCCTACTCGTTATTCGGAGAACAGTTGGGGACAGTTCAAAGCTTGCCTATGGAAACAAAGCTTGTCTTATTGGAGAAGTCCTGCATACAACCTAATACGCTTAATGTTCACAATCAGCGCATCTACATTGTTCGGACTGCTGTTTTGGCAGCATGGGAAGAAAAT AGATGACCAGCAGGACTTACTCAACATGCTTGGAGCAATGTTCTCTGCCATGTTCTTCGTCGGGTTAAGCAACTGCTCGTTAGTTCTACCATTCATTGGCACCGAGCGAACAGTTTTATACCGAGAAAGGTTTGCCGGGATGTACTCTTCATGGGCCTATTCATTTGCGCAG GTGGCCATTGAAATTCCTTACGTGTTCGTCCAAGCACTTGTGTTGGTGTCCATCACCTACCCGGCGATTGGGTACTATTGGTCAGCTTCTAAGATCCTTTGGTACTTCTACGCCATCTTCTGCACGCTTCTCTACTTCAGCTACCTCGGAATGTTGATTATGGCACTGAGCCCGAACGTTCAGGTGGCTTCCATATTGGCGTCTTCCGGCTACACCATGCTGAATCTGTTCTCGGGCTTTCTGATACCCGGACCG CAATTTCCAAAGTGGTGGTATTGGTGCTATTGGATTAGTCCCACATCATGGAGCTTAAAATGCCTCTTCACTTCACAATACGGCGACATAAGCAAGGAGATCACAGCATTCGACGAAATCAAAGCTGTTGATTCCTTCTTAGAAAGTTACTTGGGTTTTTACCACGATAGTTTAGGCATCATGGCCATTGTTCTTGCTGCTTTGCCTGTCGCCTTCGCTTTTCTTTTCGCTCATCGTATAGCAAAATTGAATTTCCAAAGGAGGTGa
- the LOC131225302 gene encoding pleiotropic drug resistance protein 3-like isoform X4, whose translation MILLLGTPGCGKTTLLLALAGKLNQSLKATGEITYNDYELGEFVPQKTSAYISQHDLHIPEMTVRETLDFSARCQGVGSRAEIMMDVIRREKQEAIVPEPDIDTYMKATSIEGLEKTLQTDYILKILGLDICADTMVGDAMRRGISGGQKKRLTTGEMIVGPMRALFMDGISNGLDSSTTFQIISCLQQLVHITEATALISLLQPAPETYDLFDDIILIADGKIVYHGPRSDVLKYFEDCGFRCPERKGVADFLQEVISKKDQAQYWYHIDKPYGFISVDQFSEKFRESCIGQKLDEELSKPYDMTQYHKSALSFSVYSLPKWELFKACMTRELLLMKRNAFVYIFNSTRLLIIALVTMTVFLRTQMHIDLVHANYRMGSLFYALMILMLDGIPELSMTVSRLAVFYKQRDFYFYPAWAYAIPASILKIPVSLVQSLVWTVLTYYVIGYSPEAGRFFCHFLLLFALHQMSMSMFRFTASIFQTMSAALMGGNLFLLFFLLFGGYILPRSSIPSWLHWGFWLSPLTYGEIGMSVNEFLAPRWQKDSFANTTIGNQVLISRGLNFGGYFYWISLGALVGFSILFNIGFTLALTFLQSPGISRAIISHEKLSQLHEREDHRSSTHLGRSSTSSLPPETVKAPKRVGRMVLPFVPLTMAFQDVWYCIDTPLEMRERGFPHRKLRLLHDITGAFRPGVLTALMGVSGAGKTTLMDVLSGRKTAGTIKGDIRIGGYPKVQETFARISGYCEQTDIHSPQITIKESVIYSAWLRLPCQIDSSTKAEFVAQVLEMIELDGIKDNLVGIPGVSGLSTEQRKRLTIAVELVSNPSIIFMDEPTSGLDARAAAIVMRAVKNIGDTGRTVVCTIHQPSIDIFESFDELILMKRGGEITYAGPLGPHSSTVIEYFEGISGVRKIKDNYNPATWMLEVTATAIETQLGVDFAHIYRASSLYKDNKELVMQLSSPPSGSTDLHFPTRYSENSWGQFKACLWKQSLSYWRSPAYNLIRLMFTISASTLFGLLFWQHGKKIDDQQDLLNMLGAMFSAMFFVGLSNCSLVLPFIGTERTVLYRERFAGMYSSWAYSFAQVAIEIPYVFVQALVLVSITYPAIGYYWSASKILWYFYAIFCTLLYFSYLGMLIMALSPNVQVASILASSGYTMLNLFSGFLIPGPQFPKWWYWCYWISPTSWSLKCLFTSQYGDISKEITAFDEIKAVDSFLESYLGFYHDSLGIMAIVLAALPVAFAFLFAHRIAKLNFQRR comes from the exons ATGATTCTATTGCTTGGCACACCAGGGTGTGGGAAAACCACATTATTATTGGCACTTGCCGGGAAACTGAACCAGTCTCTCAAG GCCACAGGAGAAATCACGTACAACGATTATGAACTTGGCGAATTTGTTCCACAGAAAACATCAGCTTACATAAGCCAACATGATCTCCACATTCCTGAGATGACTGTGAGGGAAACGCTCGACTTCTCGGCACGTTGTCAGGGTGTTGGAAGCAGAGCAG AAATTATGATGGATGTCATTAGACGAGAGAAGCAAGAAGCAATTGTCCCTGAACCAGACATTGACACATACATGAAG GCCACTTCTATAGAAGGATTGGAAAAAACCCTTCAAACAGACTACATTTTGAAG ATCCTTGGATTGGATATCTGCGCCGACACAATGGTTGGTGATGCCATGAGAAGAGGCATTTCGGGTGGTCAGAAGAAAAGACTCACTACTG GTGAGATGATTGTCGGACCAATGAGGGCTCTTTTCATGGATGGAATATCGAATGGCTTGGATAGTTCCACTACCTTTCAGATCATTTCCTGTCTTCAGCAACTTGTGCATATAACAGAAGCAACTGCACTGATTTCACTTCTTCAGCCTGCACCTGAGACATATGATCTGTTCGATGATATCATCTTGATTGCAGATGGAAAGATCGTATACCATGGTCCCCGAAGTGATGTTCTTAAGTATTTTGAAGATTGCGGGTTCCGGTGCCCAGAGAGAAAAGGGGTAGCTGACTTTCTTCAGGAG GTTATATCCAAGAAGGATCAAGCACAGTACTGGTACCATATTGACAAACCTTATGGTTTCATTTCTGTCGATCAATTCTCTGAGAAATTCAGGGAATCTTGTATCGGACAGAAGCTAGATGAGGAGCTTTCGAAGCCATATGATATGACCCAGTATCACAAAAGCGCTTTGTCCTTCAGCGTCTATTCACTGCCTAAATGGGAACTATTTAAAGCTTGCATGACGAGAGAACTGCTACTCATGAAGCGGAACGCATTTGTTTACATATTCAACTCAACTCGG CTTCTGATCATTGCATTAGTCACAATGACGGTTTTCCTGCGTACCCAGATGCACATAGATCTGGTCCATGCGAATTACAGAATGGGTTCTCTGTTTTACGCACTTATGATACTTATGCTTGATGGAATCCCAGAGCTGTCCATGACAGTTTCCAGACTCGCTGTCTTCTACAAACAAAGAGACTTTTACTTCTATCCGGCCTGGGCATATGCTATCCCAGCTTCTATTCTAAAGATTCCAGTTTCATTGGTGCAATCCTTGGTTTGGACAGTTCTTACTTACTATGTTATTGGGTACAGTCCTGAGGCCGGAAG GTTTTTCTGCCATTTCCTTCTACTTTTCGCTCTGCATCAAATGTCAATGTCCATGTTCCGCTTTACTGCATCTATTTTCCAAACTATGTCCGCTGCTTTGATGGGTGGAAATTTATTCTTGTTATTTTTCCTATTATTCGGAGGCTACATTCTTCCACGAT CCTCTATACCGAGTTGGTTGCATTGGGGATTCTGGCTTTCTCCATTGACGTACGGTGAGATAGGCATGTCCGTAAATGAGTTCCTTGCCCCTAGATGGCAAAAG GATTCATTTGCAAACACAACTATAGGGAATCAAGTATTGATAAGCCGTGGACTGAACTTTGGGGGCTACTTTTATTGGATATCACTTGGCGCGTTGGTTGGATTTAGCATACTTTTCAACATTGGATTTACCTTGGCCTTGACTTTCTTACAAT CTCCTGGGATATCTCGTGcaattatttctcatgaaaagcTCTCTCAACTACATGAAAGAGAAGACCATAGGAGCAGTACCCATTTAGGAAGAAGTTCCACTTCTTCTCTTCCTCCAGAAACTGTTAAAGCGCCAAAAAGAGTTG GGAGGATGGTCTTACCCTTTGTGCCCCTAACGATGGCATTTCAAGATGTCTGGTATTGTATTGATACGCCTCTG GAAATGAGAGAACGAGGCTTTCCGCACAGGAAACTCCGGCTTCTTCATGATATTACGGGTGCATTCAGGCCTGGTGTTCTTACAGCACTAATGGGTGTTAGTGGAGCAGGGAAAACAACTCTGATGGATGTTCTTTCTGGAAGAAAAACAGCTGGTACGATCAAAGGGGACATAAGAATTGGAGGGTATCCTAAAGTCCAAGAAACATTTGCTAGGATATCAGGTTATTGTGAGCAGACAGACATACACTCCCCACAAATCACCATCAAAGAATCGGTGATTTACTCAGCTTGGCTGCGACTACCATGTCAGATCGACTCAAGCACTAAAGCT GAGTTTGTTGCTCAAGTCCTTGAAATGATTGAGCTTGATGGAATAAAAGATAACTTAGTAGGAATTCCTGGAGTAAGCGGTCTATCCACCGAGCAGCGTAAACGGCTGACGATCGcagtggagcttgtttcaaacccatctattatattcatGGATGAACCCACATCAGGTCTAGATGCAAGAGCAGCAGCAATAGTCATGCGTGCGGTGAAGAACATCGGTGATACAGGGAGGACAGTGGTTTGCACCATTCACCAGCCTAGTATAGATATATTTGAGTCATTTGATGAG TTGATTCTAATGAAAAGGGGAGGGGAAATAACCTATGCCGGACCATTGGGTCCGCATTCAAGTACAGTTATTGAATATTTTGAG GGAATTTCTGGTGTACGAAAAATCAAAGACAATTACAACCCGGCAACATGGATGTTAGAAGTTACCGCTACAGCCATAGAAACACAACTTGGTGTAGATTTTGCTCATATTTATAGAGCATCATCTCTGTATAA AGACAACAAAGAGCTGGTTATGCAGTTGAGTTCACCACCTTCAGGTTCAACAGATTTGCATTTTCCTACTCGTTATTCGGAGAACAGTTGGGGACAGTTCAAAGCTTGCCTATGGAAACAAAGCTTGTCTTATTGGAGAAGTCCTGCATACAACCTAATACGCTTAATGTTCACAATCAGCGCATCTACATTGTTCGGACTGCTGTTTTGGCAGCATGGGAAGAAAAT AGATGACCAGCAGGACTTACTCAACATGCTTGGAGCAATGTTCTCTGCCATGTTCTTCGTCGGGTTAAGCAACTGCTCGTTAGTTCTACCATTCATTGGCACCGAGCGAACAGTTTTATACCGAGAAAGGTTTGCCGGGATGTACTCTTCATGGGCCTATTCATTTGCGCAG GTGGCCATTGAAATTCCTTACGTGTTCGTCCAAGCACTTGTGTTGGTGTCCATCACCTACCCGGCGATTGGGTACTATTGGTCAGCTTCTAAGATCCTTTGGTACTTCTACGCCATCTTCTGCACGCTTCTCTACTTCAGCTACCTCGGAATGTTGATTATGGCACTGAGCCCGAACGTTCAGGTGGCTTCCATATTGGCGTCTTCCGGCTACACCATGCTGAATCTGTTCTCGGGCTTTCTGATACCCGGACCG CAATTTCCAAAGTGGTGGTATTGGTGCTATTGGATTAGTCCCACATCATGGAGCTTAAAATGCCTCTTCACTTCACAATACGGCGACATAAGCAAGGAGATCACAGCATTCGACGAAATCAAAGCTGTTGATTCCTTCTTAGAAAGTTACTTGGGTTTTTACCACGATAGTTTAGGCATCATGGCCATTGTTCTTGCTGCTTTGCCTGTCGCCTTCGCTTTTCTTTTCGCTCATCGTATAGCAAAATTGAATTTCCAAAGGAGGTGa